The Rhodopseudomonas palustris genome window below encodes:
- a CDS encoding 3-hydroxyacyl-CoA dehydrogenase, giving the protein MNITDRVFLVTGAASGLGAATARTLVAGGAKVVGLDLNAEAGAKLEQELGASFRFLATDVTKAEDAEAAVKLAQDIFGHVNGLVNCAGVAPGEKVLGRNGPHKLDSFARAITINLIGSFNMIRLAAEAMSKEQPDAEGERGVIINTASVAAFDGQIGQAAYSASKGGVAAMTLPIARELAQHGIRVVTIAPGIFETPMMAGMPQPVQDALGKSVPFPPRLGRPAEYAALVKAICENTMLNGEVIRLDGALRMAPR; this is encoded by the coding sequence ATGAACATTACTGATCGCGTTTTCCTGGTCACCGGCGCCGCCTCCGGTCTCGGCGCTGCCACCGCCCGCACCCTGGTCGCCGGCGGCGCCAAGGTGGTCGGCCTCGATCTCAACGCCGAGGCCGGGGCTAAGCTCGAACAGGAGCTCGGTGCGAGCTTCCGCTTCCTCGCCACCGACGTCACCAAGGCCGAGGATGCTGAGGCGGCGGTGAAGCTGGCCCAGGACATCTTCGGCCACGTCAACGGGCTGGTGAACTGTGCCGGCGTGGCGCCGGGCGAAAAGGTGCTCGGCCGCAACGGCCCGCACAAGCTCGACAGCTTCGCCCGGGCGATCACCATCAACCTGATCGGCAGCTTCAACATGATCCGGCTCGCCGCCGAGGCGATGAGCAAGGAACAGCCGGACGCCGAAGGCGAGCGCGGGGTGATCATCAACACCGCCTCGGTCGCGGCGTTCGACGGCCAGATCGGGCAGGCGGCCTATTCGGCCTCCAAGGGCGGCGTTGCCGCGATGACACTGCCGATTGCGCGCGAGCTGGCGCAGCACGGCATTCGCGTGGTGACGATCGCACCCGGCATCTTCGAAACCCCGATGATGGCCGGGATGCCGCAGCCGGTGCAGGATGCGCTCGGCAAGAGCGTGCCGTTCCCGCCGCGGCTCGGCCGGCCGGCCGAATACGCCGCGCTGGTGAAGGCGATCTGCGAGAATACGATGCTGAACGGCGAGGTGATCCGCCTCGACGGCGCACTGCGGATGGCGCCGCGCTGA
- a CDS encoding acetyl-CoA C-acetyltransferase has product MTHDPIVIVGSARTPMGGFQGELKDATASQLGSAAISAAVERAGLKPDAIDEVVFGCVLPAGQGQAPARQASLGAGLPLSAGCTTVNKMCGSGMKAAMLAHDLLIAGSATVAVAGGMESMTNAPYLLDRARGGYRMGHGRVLDHMFLDGLEDAYDKGRLMGTFAEDCAQSYQFTRETQDNFAITSLTRAQAAIKDGSFAREITPVTLKSGKSDITVTTDEQPLKAKLDKIPTLKPAFRDGGTVTAANSSSISDGAAALVLMRLSEADKRGLKPLAAIVGHSTHAHEPALFATAPIGAIRKLSERTGWNLADVDLFEVNEAFAVVALAAMHDLGLPHDKVNVHGGACALGHPIGASGARVLVTLLAALEKYDLKRGIASLCIGGGEATAVAVERLS; this is encoded by the coding sequence ATGACCCACGATCCTATCGTTATCGTCGGCTCCGCGCGGACCCCGATGGGCGGCTTTCAGGGCGAGCTGAAGGACGCCACCGCATCCCAGCTCGGCTCGGCCGCGATTTCGGCCGCGGTCGAGCGCGCGGGGCTGAAGCCGGATGCGATCGATGAAGTCGTGTTCGGCTGCGTGCTGCCGGCCGGCCAGGGCCAGGCACCCGCCCGGCAGGCTTCGCTCGGCGCCGGCCTGCCGCTGTCGGCGGGCTGCACCACCGTGAACAAGATGTGCGGCTCCGGCATGAAGGCGGCGATGCTCGCGCATGATCTGTTGATCGCCGGCAGTGCCACCGTCGCGGTAGCGGGCGGCATGGAGAGCATGACCAATGCGCCGTATCTGCTCGACCGCGCCCGCGGCGGCTATCGCATGGGCCACGGCCGGGTGCTCGACCACATGTTTCTCGACGGCTTGGAAGACGCCTACGACAAAGGCCGGCTGATGGGCACCTTCGCCGAGGACTGTGCGCAAAGCTATCAGTTCACCCGCGAGACCCAGGACAACTTCGCCATCACCTCGCTGACCCGCGCCCAGGCCGCGATCAAGGACGGCTCATTCGCGCGCGAGATCACGCCGGTGACGCTGAAGTCCGGCAAGTCGGACATCACTGTCACCACCGACGAACAGCCGCTGAAGGCCAAGCTCGACAAGATCCCGACGCTGAAGCCGGCGTTTCGCGACGGCGGCACCGTGACAGCGGCGAACTCGTCGTCGATTTCCGACGGCGCCGCCGCGCTGGTGCTGATGCGCCTTTCCGAAGCCGACAAGCGCGGCCTGAAGCCGCTCGCGGCGATCGTCGGTCATTCCACCCACGCCCACGAGCCGGCGCTGTTCGCCACCGCGCCGATCGGCGCGATCCGCAAGCTCAGCGAACGCACCGGTTGGAATCTCGCCGACGTCGATCTGTTCGAAGTCAACGAGGCGTTCGCGGTGGTGGCGCTGGCGGCGATGCACGATCTCGGCCTGCCGCACGACAAGGTCAACGTCCATGGCGGCGCCTGCGCGCTCGGTCATCCGATCGGCGCTTCCGGCGCGCGCGTGCTGGTGACGCTGCTGGCAGCGCTGGAGAAGTACGATCTCAAGCGCGGCATCGCCTCGCTGTGCATCGGCGGCGGCGAAGCGACTGCCGTGGCGGTCGAGCGGTTGTCGTGA
- a CDS encoding acyl-CoA dehydrogenase family protein, translated as MILNELQTQIRDTARDFARERLAPTAAARDAAHAFPRAELTEMGQLGFLGMLVPEAYGGSDTGMVAYTLALEEIAAGDGACSTIVSVHSSVACMPILKFGTDEQKQRFLPKLASGEWIGGFALTEPQAGSDASNLRTTARRDGDAYVINGAKQFITSGQNGQLIILFAVTDPSAGKKGITAFIVPTDTPGYEVVRVEDKLGQHSSDTCQLAFNDMRIPTDLRLGAEGEGLKIALSNLEGGRIGIASQAVGMARAAFEAARDYARDRVTFGKPIVEHQAVAFRLADMATRIAAARQMVLHAASLREAGLPCLTEASMAKLFASETAEAVCSSAIQTLGGYGYLKDFPVERIYRDVRVCQIYEGTSDVQRIVISRNL; from the coding sequence ATGATCCTCAACGAACTGCAGACCCAGATCCGCGACACCGCCCGCGACTTCGCGCGTGAGCGGCTCGCCCCGACCGCGGCGGCGCGCGACGCCGCGCACGCGTTTCCGCGCGCCGAACTGACGGAGATGGGCCAGCTCGGCTTTCTCGGCATGCTGGTGCCGGAAGCCTATGGCGGCTCCGACACCGGCATGGTGGCCTACACCCTGGCGCTGGAAGAGATCGCGGCGGGCGACGGCGCGTGCTCGACCATCGTCAGCGTGCATTCCTCGGTGGCGTGCATGCCGATCCTGAAATTCGGCACCGACGAGCAGAAGCAGCGCTTCCTGCCGAAGCTCGCCAGCGGTGAATGGATCGGCGGCTTTGCGCTGACCGAGCCGCAGGCCGGCTCGGACGCCTCGAACCTGCGCACCACCGCGCGCCGCGACGGCGATGCCTACGTCATCAACGGCGCCAAGCAGTTCATCACCTCGGGGCAGAACGGCCAGCTGATCATCCTGTTCGCCGTCACCGATCCGTCGGCCGGCAAGAAGGGCATCACCGCCTTCATCGTGCCGACCGATACGCCCGGCTACGAGGTGGTGCGTGTCGAGGACAAGCTCGGCCAGCATTCGTCCGATACCTGCCAGCTCGCCTTCAATGATATGCGCATTCCCACGGACCTGCGGCTCGGCGCCGAAGGCGAGGGGCTCAAGATCGCGCTGTCGAATCTCGAAGGCGGCCGGATCGGCATCGCCTCGCAGGCGGTCGGGATGGCGCGCGCTGCGTTCGAGGCGGCTCGCGACTACGCGCGCGACCGCGTCACCTTCGGCAAACCGATCGTCGAGCACCAGGCGGTGGCGTTCCGGCTCGCCGACATGGCGACGCGCATCGCCGCCGCGCGGCAGATGGTGCTGCACGCCGCCAGCCTGCGCGAAGCCGGGCTGCCGTGCCTGACCGAAGCCTCGATGGCCAAGCTGTTCGCTTCCGAGACTGCCGAGGCGGTGTGCTCGTCGGCGATCCAGACGCTCGGCGGTTACGGTTACTTGAAGGACTTCCCGGTCGAGCGGATCTATCGCGACGTGCGCGTTTGCCAGATTTATGAAGGCACCAGCGACGTCCAGCGCATCGTGATCTCACGCAATCTGTAA
- a CDS encoding cytochrome b — METTAAAQERYTRPAIFLHWGMTAIIVGLIGLGFYMGQLPPSPEKYALYELHKSLGVVTVLLLFGRFIWRAANTPPELPTAYSQLLRTASHLGHFALYVLMLAVPVSGWVMSAAYGRPASLFGVPIPPPVAKSEDLAELWGTIHFALGSALALVIAGHTLFALKHHFIDKDGLLWRMWVRCP; from the coding sequence ATGGAGACGACAGCAGCCGCGCAGGAGCGCTACACGCGTCCGGCGATTTTTCTGCACTGGGGCATGACAGCAATCATCGTCGGGCTGATCGGCCTTGGGTTCTACATGGGACAGCTGCCGCCTTCGCCGGAAAAGTATGCGCTCTACGAGCTGCACAAGTCGCTCGGTGTCGTGACGGTGTTGCTGCTGTTCGGACGCTTCATCTGGCGCGCCGCCAATACGCCGCCGGAGCTGCCGACCGCCTATTCGCAGCTACTCCGCACCGCCAGCCATCTCGGGCACTTTGCACTTTACGTGTTGATGCTCGCCGTGCCGGTCAGCGGCTGGGTGATGAGCGCTGCTTATGGTCGACCGGCTTCGCTGTTCGGCGTGCCGATTCCGCCGCCGGTCGCCAAGAGCGAGGATCTCGCCGAACTCTGGGGCACGATCCACTTCGCTCTCGGATCGGCGCTGGCGCTGGTGATCGCGGGGCACACGCTGTTCGCGCTCAAGCATCACTTCATCGACAAGGATGGGCTGCTGTGGCGAATGTGGGTCCGATGCCCCTGA
- a CDS encoding TonB-dependent receptor — protein sequence MESANPPKPQRATRSSDGRGARRTAAQAPKPAPAQQAAVATSDNSLKPMGGKLPQPGIPHTAQQSITVVDRAQIEQTSPTSLLDILQNVPGVSIARAGGIGGQIYLRGFSSNNWRSPMYIDGDRFRGRNTLQLNYFAPEEIERVEVVRGPASVVYGSEAMTGLVNVVTRRPQVDPFGPWRVTHGGFSAGYSSVDNGFSTYEWAQAAGMGFDVLGGVSYRKGGNYQTPSGPALNSDYESIGGNLRLGWSPTSNQRFELTLRDYWEEDGRAGGVGGAPGWPYMQVRQQPNQVHMAKLSYAGDFTDQLVQHVEGSFYANYFDTKLSTVNTATPGVVTSSVSHVGGPLVIGGRVQGVIPWDPAPWGLLKTTFGFDGFQEWRPGSTSWSVRQTAASSTITPEFKTGPDNTQANAGAFMLHEWKPIDLLTLSAGGRFDWFNTTSELSPVSSARALAVLRQNSDVTATAPTGSIGATVHVTPILDLLASVGTSYRYPTNSELFAFSATSIPNPELKPETGLTYEGGFQLNFPTATFKLTAFDSHYANFLQSVFVTYNGASVTQSQNVGHATVNGVEAEWRWQATSSFNLHGNAAWLQATNTDTDAPLPFIAPWKGRVGVQYAPVGSGYAVGAAVDWASAKTRINTTQEYPTGAYAVPSIYASFDLGVLVSRRLGDTKLHLSLQNIFDTSYASASTYVNRSYSQSMYNPLLEPGRNFTARLTHTF from the coding sequence GTGGAATCGGCGAATCCACCGAAGCCGCAGCGCGCAACACGGTCGAGCGATGGCCGCGGCGCCCGCCGCACCGCGGCGCAAGCTCCAAAGCCTGCGCCGGCTCAGCAGGCCGCAGTAGCGACCTCGGATAATTCGCTCAAGCCGATGGGTGGCAAGCTTCCGCAACCCGGAATTCCACACACCGCGCAGCAGAGCATCACCGTCGTCGATCGCGCGCAGATCGAACAGACCAGCCCGACCAGCCTGCTCGACATCCTGCAGAACGTTCCGGGCGTATCGATCGCGCGCGCCGGCGGCATCGGCGGCCAGATTTATCTGCGCGGCTTCTCGTCCAACAACTGGCGCTCGCCGATGTATATCGACGGCGACCGCTTCCGCGGTCGCAACACGCTGCAGCTCAATTACTTTGCCCCCGAAGAGATCGAGCGGGTCGAGGTGGTGCGCGGCCCCGCCTCAGTGGTGTACGGCTCCGAGGCGATGACCGGGCTCGTCAACGTCGTCACCCGCCGTCCCCAGGTCGATCCGTTCGGCCCGTGGCGCGTCACCCATGGCGGGTTCTCGGCCGGTTACAGCTCGGTCGACAACGGCTTCAGCACCTATGAATGGGCGCAGGCGGCCGGCATGGGCTTCGACGTGCTCGGCGGCGTCAGCTATCGCAAGGGCGGCAATTATCAGACGCCGAGCGGTCCTGCGCTCAACAGCGATTACGAGAGCATCGGCGGCAATCTGCGGCTCGGCTGGTCGCCGACCAGCAACCAGCGCTTTGAATTGACGCTGCGCGACTATTGGGAAGAAGACGGCCGCGCCGGCGGCGTCGGCGGCGCACCGGGCTGGCCTTATATGCAGGTGCGGCAGCAGCCGAACCAAGTGCACATGGCGAAGCTGTCCTATGCCGGCGACTTCACCGATCAGCTCGTCCAGCACGTCGAAGGCTCGTTCTACGCCAACTACTTCGACACCAAGCTCTCGACAGTGAACACCGCGACGCCGGGCGTCGTCACCTCCTCGGTCAGCCACGTCGGCGGCCCGCTGGTGATCGGCGGCCGGGTGCAAGGCGTGATTCCGTGGGATCCGGCGCCATGGGGCCTGCTCAAGACGACGTTCGGCTTCGACGGTTTCCAGGAATGGCGGCCGGGCAGCACGTCGTGGTCGGTTCGGCAGACCGCTGCCAGCTCGACGATCACGCCCGAGTTCAAGACCGGCCCAGACAACACCCAGGCCAATGCCGGCGCGTTCATGCTGCACGAGTGGAAGCCGATTGATCTGTTGACGCTGTCGGCCGGCGGCCGGTTCGACTGGTTCAACACCACATCGGAGCTATCTCCGGTGAGTTCGGCCCGCGCCCTCGCGGTGCTTCGGCAGAACAGCGACGTCACTGCCACCGCGCCGACCGGCAGCATCGGCGCCACCGTACACGTGACGCCGATCCTCGATCTGCTCGCCTCGGTCGGCACGTCTTATCGCTATCCGACCAATTCCGAGCTGTTCGCGTTCTCGGCGACCTCGATCCCAAATCCGGAGCTGAAGCCGGAGACCGGCCTCACCTACGAGGGCGGCTTCCAGCTCAACTTCCCGACCGCCACCTTCAAGCTGACGGCGTTCGACAGCCACTACGCGAATTTCCTGCAGTCGGTGTTCGTCACCTATAACGGCGCCTCGGTGACGCAGAGCCAAAACGTCGGCCATGCCACCGTGAACGGCGTCGAAGCCGAGTGGCGCTGGCAGGCGACGTCGTCGTTCAACCTGCACGGCAATGCCGCGTGGCTGCAGGCGACCAACACCGACACCGATGCGCCGCTGCCGTTCATCGCGCCGTGGAAAGGACGCGTCGGCGTGCAATACGCGCCGGTCGGCTCCGGCTATGCGGTCGGTGCCGCGGTGGATTGGGCGTCGGCCAAGACCCGCATCAACACAACGCAGGAATACCCGACCGGTGCCTATGCGGTCCCGAGCATCTACGCCTCGTTCGATCTCGGCGTGCTGGTCTCGCGCCGCCTCGGCGACACCAAGCTGCACCTCAGCCTGCAGAACATCTTCGACACCTCGTATGCGAGCGCGTCGACCTATGTGAACCGATCGTACAGCCAGTCGATGTACAACCCGCTGCTCGAGCCCGGCCGCAACTTCACTGCCCGGCTCACCCACACGTTCTGA
- a CDS encoding ABC transporter substrate-binding protein, whose product MRPAIAVVIGVSAMAGSSRAAELTDQRGRTVAVTTPAQRVVLLPMPAPSTYMAIDRSATHVAGMNPASATAMRAGILSRIFPSFDQIPTGITRGAGVVPNVEAIMALHPDAVLQWATSGDEPIAMLDRAGLTVLGLRYGGQDEVEGAILMMGRLAGQEPRAGRIVERQRQRQDVLAATFRATPEAERPRVLHLSRASDSFAVAGRDTYTDFVIRTAGGRNAAGEIGGSRTVTLEQLLVWNPDVILLGNFDSAMPADLYRDPRLQGIAAIKQRRVYRVPLGGYRWDPPSHESALAWTWLAKLLHPDRLTTDLRTEMRDWYSFLYDHALADAEIDAILQTPQNDASAGYARFAVAR is encoded by the coding sequence ATGAGACCGGCGATCGCCGTGGTGATCGGCGTCTCGGCAATGGCCGGTTCGTCTCGGGCCGCTGAGTTGACCGACCAGCGCGGACGGACCGTTGCCGTCACCACACCGGCGCAGCGGGTGGTGCTCCTGCCGATGCCGGCGCCGTCGACCTACATGGCGATCGATCGTTCGGCCACGCATGTCGCCGGGATGAATCCGGCGTCGGCCACAGCGATGCGCGCCGGCATTCTAAGCCGGATCTTTCCGTCGTTCGATCAGATCCCGACCGGGATCACCCGCGGCGCCGGCGTGGTGCCGAATGTCGAGGCGATCATGGCGCTGCATCCGGACGCGGTGCTGCAATGGGCGACCTCCGGGGACGAGCCGATCGCGATGCTCGATCGCGCCGGCCTCACAGTGCTGGGCCTGCGCTACGGCGGCCAGGACGAGGTCGAGGGCGCGATCCTGATGATGGGGCGGCTCGCAGGGCAGGAGCCGCGTGCGGGCAGGATCGTCGAGCGGCAGCGGCAACGGCAGGACGTGCTCGCGGCGACCTTCAGAGCAACGCCGGAGGCCGAGCGGCCGCGGGTGCTGCATTTGTCACGCGCCTCGGACTCGTTTGCCGTCGCTGGTCGCGACACCTACACGGACTTCGTCATCCGCACCGCCGGCGGACGCAATGCGGCCGGCGAGATCGGCGGTAGTCGCACGGTCACGCTCGAGCAACTGCTGGTGTGGAATCCCGATGTCATTCTGCTCGGCAATTTCGACAGCGCGATGCCGGCTGATCTTTATCGCGATCCACGGCTGCAGGGCATTGCGGCGATCAAGCAGCGCCGTGTGTATCGCGTGCCGCTCGGCGGGTATCGCTGGGACCCACCGAGCCACGAGTCGGCGCTGGCATGGACATGGCTCGCGAAACTACTGCATCCGGATCGGCTGACGACTGATCTGCGCACCGAGATGCGGGACTGGTACAGCTTCCTCTACGATCACGCGCTGGCCGATGCCGAGATCGATGCCATTCTGCAGACGCCGCAGAACGACGCGTCCGCCGGCTACGCCCGGTTTGCGGTCGCGCGATGA
- a CDS encoding FecCD family ABC transporter permease — protein MSTLDTAAVRPGHPTATSLIAAALVLLPIVTALLCLSAGRYHVPAAHVFGILLHELFARFGLDAANWLPAGWGAASWTPTERIVVTTVRLPRVLMAGIAGAGLALSGAVLQGMFRNPLVGPQTIGAASGASLGGVVAILLFGFGLPVHLGAFAGAAIALAAVLIVHRGDGVSPVLTLVLAGVVIGAFCSALVGFVTFIADPEVKLPGIVFWLLGSFAASSWPNLALLATCTILGGGVMLAMRWRVNVLSLGDEEARTLGVEPGRDRVILLGATCLAISAQVAVSGTIGWVGLVIPNLVRMVVGADHRRLLPVSAVAGAAFLMAADTLARDLSAAEIPVGIVTAIVGTPVFAWLLRRHARGQTA, from the coding sequence ATGAGTACGCTCGACACTGCCGCCGTGCGGCCCGGACATCCTACCGCGACATCTTTGATAGCCGCCGCGCTCGTTCTGCTGCCGATCGTGACGGCGCTGCTCTGTCTGTCGGCGGGCCGCTACCACGTGCCGGCCGCGCATGTGTTCGGCATTTTGCTGCACGAGCTGTTTGCTCGGTTCGGTCTCGATGCAGCGAACTGGTTGCCGGCGGGGTGGGGCGCTGCGAGTTGGACACCGACGGAGCGGATTGTTGTCACGACGGTGCGATTGCCGCGGGTGCTGATGGCCGGCATTGCCGGCGCCGGGCTGGCGCTGTCCGGCGCGGTGCTGCAGGGCATGTTCCGCAACCCGCTGGTCGGCCCGCAAACCATCGGTGCCGCATCCGGTGCCTCGCTCGGCGGCGTGGTTGCGATCCTGTTGTTCGGCTTCGGCCTGCCGGTGCATCTCGGCGCGTTCGCCGGCGCGGCGATCGCGCTCGCCGCAGTGCTGATCGTTCACCGCGGCGACGGCGTCTCGCCGGTGCTGACGCTGGTGCTCGCCGGCGTGGTGATCGGGGCGTTTTGCAGCGCGCTGGTCGGGTTTGTCACCTTCATCGCCGATCCCGAGGTGAAGTTGCCCGGCATTGTGTTCTGGCTGCTCGGCAGCTTCGCGGCATCGAGCTGGCCGAACCTGGCGCTGCTGGCGACGTGTACCATCCTGGGCGGCGGCGTGATGCTGGCGATGCGCTGGCGCGTCAACGTGCTGTCGCTCGGCGACGAAGAAGCCCGGACGCTCGGTGTCGAGCCCGGACGCGACCGGGTGATCCTGCTCGGCGCCACCTGCCTTGCAATCTCGGCGCAGGTCGCGGTCTCCGGCACGATCGGCTGGGTCGGACTGGTGATCCCAAATCTAGTGCGCATGGTGGTCGGGGCGGATCATCGCCGGCTGCTGCCGGTGTCGGCGGTCGCGGGCGCCGCCTTCCTGATGGCGGCCGACACGCTGGCACGGGATCTGTCGGCGGCTGAAATTCCGGTCGGCATCGTCACCGCGATCGTCGGCACGCCGGTGTTCGCGTGGCTGCTGCGCCGGCATGCAAGAGGACAGACGGCATGA
- a CDS encoding ABC transporter ATP-binding protein, which translates to MIQVEQAGHWFRPEQWLFRDLSFAIAEGEAAAILGPNGCGKTTLLRALAATLALKHGRINVDGIVGVVPQALRGDVGYRVIDMVLLGRSRYLGRFGAPGRRDLTRAEACLEAVGIADLAERRYDRLSGGQRQLVLFARALAGDCRVLLLDEPASALDLANQGVVLRLIRRLVRDDGMTVVFTTHHPDHALAVADKVLMMAGEPVFGPADRVLDEANLARLYGVPVRRVTIEADGERIEATVPVHRLTGVDAPPPRL; encoded by the coding sequence ATGATCCAAGTGGAGCAGGCGGGGCATTGGTTTCGCCCGGAGCAGTGGCTGTTTCGCGATCTGTCATTCGCGATCGCCGAGGGTGAGGCCGCCGCAATCCTTGGGCCGAACGGCTGCGGCAAGACCACGTTGCTGCGCGCGCTCGCGGCGACGTTGGCGTTGAAGCACGGCCGGATCAACGTCGACGGCATCGTCGGCGTTGTGCCGCAGGCGCTACGCGGCGATGTCGGCTATCGGGTGATCGACATGGTGCTGCTCGGGCGCAGCCGCTATCTCGGCCGGTTCGGCGCGCCGGGGCGGCGCGATCTCACCCGCGCCGAAGCTTGTCTCGAGGCGGTCGGCATCGCCGATCTCGCCGAACGGCGCTACGACCGGCTCAGCGGCGGCCAGCGCCAGCTCGTGCTGTTCGCCCGCGCGCTCGCCGGCGATTGCAGGGTGCTGCTGCTCGACGAGCCGGCCTCGGCGCTCGATCTTGCCAATCAGGGCGTGGTGCTGCGGCTGATCCGGCGCCTGGTGCGCGACGACGGCATGACCGTGGTATTCACCACGCATCATCCCGATCATGCGCTCGCGGTTGCCGACAAGGTGCTGATGATGGCCGGCGAGCCGGTGTTCGGTCCCGCCGATCGCGTGCTCGACGAGGCCAATCTGGCGCGTCTTTACGGCGTGCCGGTGCGCCGTGTCACCATCGAGGCGGATGGCGAGCGCATCGAGGCGACCGTGCCGGTGCACCGGCTGACGGGCGTCGATGCGCCGCCTCCGCGGCTATGA
- a CDS encoding c-type cytochrome, with protein sequence MKLRIATIAGLVVLGSGFAIAQTDAIAQRKAILKQMGEATKPIAAMLKGEAKFDQAVVQKSLAAIADDSKKLPALFPADSKTGGDTAALPKIWEDKAKFDDLFAKLAAAATAAQGTIKDEASLKANIGGVLGNCKSCHDDFRAKKS encoded by the coding sequence ATGAAATTGAGAATTGCTACTATCGCCGGACTGGTTGTGCTGGGCAGCGGCTTCGCGATCGCGCAGACCGACGCCATCGCGCAGCGCAAGGCGATCTTGAAGCAGATGGGCGAGGCCACCAAGCCGATCGCCGCGATGCTGAAGGGCGAGGCGAAGTTCGACCAGGCAGTGGTGCAGAAGTCGCTGGCCGCGATTGCAGACGACTCGAAGAAGCTGCCGGCGCTGTTCCCGGCCGATTCCAAGACCGGTGGCGACACCGCGGCGCTGCCGAAGATCTGGGAAGACAAGGCGAAGTTCGACGACCTTTTCGCCAAGCTGGCCGCTGCGGCCACCGCGGCGCAGGGCACGATCAAGGATGAAGCCTCGCTCAAGGCGAACATCGGCGGCGTGCTCGGCAACTGCAAGTCGTGCCACGACGACTTCCGCGCCAAGAAGAGCTAA
- a CDS encoding cytochrome b/b6 domain-containing protein, translating into MNEASVVAWDGPTRVFKWALVFVVLDGWISNTYGGAYPAWHKLNGYTALVLIVFRILWGFVGGSTARFGSFVAMPGKVLAYIADKKKFLGHNPLGGWMVVALLALVFAMAISGLFSADEDRLIIEGPLAKTVADATVDTAALWHRRIFTAIEVFVAVHVAANVIYAVTSREPLIQAMITGRKPADSYADMPAAEPGPWGRAFACLLVAAFVVLAPIYVIAGRLL; encoded by the coding sequence ATGAACGAAGCGAGCGTCGTCGCCTGGGACGGGCCCACGCGCGTCTTCAAGTGGGCGCTCGTCTTCGTCGTCCTCGATGGCTGGATCAGCAACACCTATGGCGGGGCCTATCCTGCCTGGCACAAGCTCAACGGCTACACCGCGCTGGTGCTGATCGTCTTCCGTATCCTGTGGGGCTTCGTCGGCGGTTCGACCGCACGGTTCGGCAGCTTCGTGGCGATGCCGGGCAAGGTGCTGGCCTATATCGCCGACAAGAAGAAGTTTCTCGGCCACAATCCGCTCGGCGGATGGATGGTGGTGGCGCTGCTGGCTCTGGTGTTCGCGATGGCGATCAGCGGGCTGTTCTCGGCCGATGAAGATCGTCTGATCATCGAGGGCCCGCTCGCCAAGACTGTGGCTGATGCCACCGTCGACACCGCTGCGCTGTGGCACCGGCGGATATTCACCGCGATCGAGGTGTTCGTCGCGGTCCACGTCGCCGCCAACGTGATCTACGCGGTCACCAGCCGCGAGCCGCTGATCCAGGCGATGATCACCGGCCGCAAGCCGGCCGACAGCTATGCGGATATGCCGGCAGCCGAGCCCGGCCCCTGGGGCCGAGCATTCGCCTGCCTGCTGGTGGCAGCGTTCGTGGTGCTGGCACCGATCTACGTGATCGCGGGACGGCTGCTGTAA
- a CDS encoding enoyl-CoA hydratase yields MTDTPYVLRADDDGVTTLTLNRPQARNALSQGMLEALRAAVADIAADASVQVLIVAGSGPAFCAGHDLKELRAGNYDPGYVDSLFAACAEVMQTIVHLPKPVIARVHGVATAAGAQLVASADLAFAADDARFATPGVNIGLFCSTPMVALSRNLTRKHAMQMLLSGDLIDAETAFRFGLINEVVPAAELEQRTLAFARQIASKSPLTLAIGKEAFYRQAELSLADAYTYTSQVMAKNLQAEDAKEGIDAFLSKRPPVWCGR; encoded by the coding sequence ATGACCGACACTCCTTACGTGCTGCGTGCCGACGATGATGGCGTCACCACGCTGACGTTGAACCGGCCGCAGGCGCGCAACGCGCTGTCGCAGGGGATGCTGGAGGCGCTACGCGCGGCGGTGGCCGACATCGCCGCCGACGCCAGCGTGCAGGTGCTGATCGTCGCGGGCTCCGGCCCGGCCTTCTGCGCCGGTCATGACCTGAAGGAGCTGCGCGCCGGCAACTACGACCCCGGCTATGTCGACAGCCTGTTCGCTGCCTGCGCCGAGGTGATGCAGACGATCGTTCATTTGCCGAAGCCGGTGATCGCGCGCGTCCATGGCGTCGCCACCGCCGCCGGCGCCCAGCTGGTCGCCAGCGCCGATCTCGCCTTCGCCGCTGACGATGCGCGGTTCGCAACGCCAGGCGTGAACATCGGGCTGTTCTGCTCGACCCCGATGGTGGCGCTGTCGCGCAATCTCACACGCAAGCACGCGATGCAGATGCTGCTGTCCGGCGATCTGATCGATGCTGAAACTGCGTTCCGGTTCGGCCTGATCAACGAGGTCGTTCCCGCCGCCGAGCTCGAGCAGCGCACCCTCGCGTTCGCGCGGCAGATCGCGAGCAAATCCCCGCTGACGCTGGCGATCGGCAAAGAGGCGTTCTACCGCCAGGCCGAATTGTCGCTGGCGGACGCCTACACTTACACCAGTCAGGTGATGGCGAAGAACCTTCAGGCCGAAGACGCCAAGGAAGGCATCGATGCCTTCCTCAGCAAACGCCCGCCGGTGTGGTGCGGACGGTGA